A single genomic interval of Dysidea avara chromosome 8, odDysAvar1.4, whole genome shotgun sequence harbors:
- the LOC136264126 gene encoding uncharacterized protein: MLQHCKLVDYATQFTDIPTGITANFRVYNRYNKIPLIFSPSFPCFQLKVEESSKVTTTCVKPSDFGILGLEKDLAMMTDFQYGGRTMYMVKYTYHLDYGVLSKLTDSMHIVKLCDLVCATDFDISSWSSLRSGHLEQLAIACPNLQRLNLNSCICCLESLQGLQAIASNCYHLKGLNIGRISVLKLENHILLWEILSDMNLTHLTVDVCILRSKVANKKALICLYQKCRTIRGIQCGYCSCKSSSKLSNKDPVTLSYFPSLNYCYCCVYHKKPTVVQDVINICKELKCFWYSCERYQLSLNVAHNHNLQQLCISAFRTVVPDEFMASISAHGGLVHVVMNIRSMTAEGITSLVRNSPKLITLYLSAETIHHVDVENFNVTLKKMFCNRRLFTAGHYILFDNGKRKFSTEMMEQGTDLLPLY, encoded by the coding sequence ATGCTCCAACATTGTAAGTTGGTGGACTATGCTACTCAATTTACTGATATTCCTACTGGTATTACTGCTAACTTTAGAGTGTACAACAGATATAACAAAATACCCTTAATCTTTTCACCTTCATTTCCATGTTTTCAACTCAAGGTTGAAGAATCTAGTAAAGTGACCACTACATGTGTTAAACCCAGTGACTTTGGTATATTGGGATTAGAAAAGGATTTAGCAATGATGACTGATTTTCAGTATGGTGGAAGGACAATGTATATGGTGAAGTATACGTATCATCTTGATTATGGTGTTCTAAGCAAGCTCACAGACTCTATGCACATTGTCAAACTGTGTGACCTTGTTTGTGCTACTGATTTTGATATTTCTTCCTGGTCCTCACTTCGTTCTGGTCACTTGGAACAATTAGCTATTGCTTGTCCTAATCTTCAGAGACTCAATTTGAACAGCTGCATTTGCTGTTTGGAAAGCTTACAAGGCCTGCAAGCTATTGCTAGTAATTGTTACCACCTAAAGGGACTAAACATAGGTCGTATAAGTGTTTTGAAACTTGAGAATCATATTTTATTGTGGGAAATATTGAGTGATATGAATTTGACCCACTTAACAGTGGATGTTTGTATTCTGAGATCAAAAGTTGCAAACAAGAAAgctttgatttgtttgtatcagaaGTGTAGGACTATCAGAGGAATACAATGTGGGTattgtagttgtaagagttctAGCAAATTGTCCAATAAAGATCCAGTAACTTTATCCTATTTTCCATCACTAAATTATTGCTATTGTTGTGTGTATCACAAAAAGCCTACTGTGGTGCAGGATGTGATTAATATCTGTAAGGAACTCAAATGCTTTTGGTACTCATGTGAGCGTTATCAGCTATCACTGAATGTAGCTCATAACCACAATCTACAACAGTTATGCATTAGTGCATTCCGCACTGTTGTTCCTGATGAATTTATGGCCTCAATctcagctcatggtggactggtacatgtagttATGAATATACGATCTATGACAGCTGAAGGTATAACATCTCTTGTGAGGAATTCTCCTAAACTGATAACATTATATTTGAGTGCTGAAACTATACATCATGTGGATGTAGAAAATTTTAATGTCACTTTGAAAAAAATGTTTTGCAACCGAAGATTATTTACAGCCggtcactacattttatttgaTAATGGGAAAAGAAAATTTAGCACTGAAATGATGGAACAAGGCACAGATCTTTTACCACTTTATTAA